From a single Solanum dulcamara chromosome 4, daSolDulc1.2, whole genome shotgun sequence genomic region:
- the LOC129887650 gene encoding UBP1-associated protein 2A-like — protein MAKKRKTRASEPSQPVEEPVEEIKQEPDAEPAQEEEYENDVVEQEEEETVHEEEEEEPDPEEEDEDGGDDDDEEEIPGSGNDAVEGNNEKSEQVNGGAEVKMEEGNEEDLEDEPLEKLLEPFTKDQLTALIKEALAKYPDFKESIQKLADKDPAHRKIFVHGLGWDTTAETLTSVFGIYGEIEDCKAVTDKVSGKSKGYGFILFKHRSGARKALREPQKKIGTRMTSCQLASAGPVPAPPPSSAVPPVSEYTQRKIFVSNVAADLEPQKLFEFFSKFGEVEEGPLGLDKQTGKPKGFCLFVYKSVEGARKALEEPHKTFEGHTLHCQKAIDGPKHNKNFYQQQQPQSQQHYPQHHHNQPQYYHHPAKKGKYSGSSAGAGSAGHLMAPSGPAPVGYNPAVAAVTPALGQALTALLATQGAGLGIGNLLGGLSGPVNHQGVPPVMSNATGYGAQGAAGGYGAQPHMQYQNPQMQGGARPQGGGAPYSGYGGH, from the exons ATGGCGAAGAAGCGAAAAACCAGAGCTTCCGAACCCTCACAACCAGTTGAAGAACCAGTAGAAGAGATTAAGCAAGAACCGGATGCTGAACCCGCACAAGAAGAAGAATACGAAAACGATGTCGttgaacaagaagaagaagaaacagtacatgaagaggaagaagaagaaccagaTCCCGAAGAGGAAGATGAAGACGGCGGTGacgatgatgatgaagaagaaataccCGGATCTGGAAATGATGCTGTAGAGGGTAATAATGAAAAGTCTGAACAAGTTAACGGAGGCGCTGAGGTGAAGATGGAAGAAGGTAATGAAGAGGATTTGGAAGATGAGCCACTTGAGAAGCTGTTAGAGCCCTTTACGAAGGATCAACTTACAGCGCTTATTAAAGAAGCTTTAGCTAAATACCCTGATTTCAAAGAAAGTATTCAAAAATTGGCTGATAAAGATCCGGCACACCGGAAAATCTTTGTGCATGGTTTAGGTTGGGATACCACGGCTGAAACCCTAACGAGTGTTTTCGGAATTTACGGTGAGATTGAGGATTGTAAAGCTGTTACTGATAAGGTTTCAGGGAAATCGAAAGGTTATGGGTTTATATTGTTTAAGCATAGGAGTGGTGCTAGGAAAGCTTTGAGAGAACCACAGAAGAAGATTGGTACAAGGATGACGTCTTGTCAGTTGGCTTCTGCTGGGCCGGTTCCGGCTCCTCCACCTAGTTCAGCAGTTCCACCGGTTTCAGAGTATACACAGAGGAAGATTTTTGTTAGCAATGTAGCTGCTGATCTTGAACCTCAAAAGTTGTTTGAGTTCTTCTCAAAGTTTGGTGAAGTTGAGGAGGGTCCGCTTGGATTGGATAAACAAACTGGAAAACCTAAGGggttttgtttgtttgtgtaTAAGAGTGTTGAGGGTGCTAGAAAAGCATTAGAGGAGCCACATAAGACCTTTGAAGGGCATACCCTTCATTGTCAGAAGGCGATTGATGGACCGAAGCATAATAAGAACTTCTATCAGCAGCAACAGCCTCAGTCGCAACAACATTACCCTCAGCATCATCATAATCAGCCACAGTATTATCATCATCCTGCGAAGAAGGGGAAATATTCAG GTAGCAGTGCAGGAGCAGGATCAGCTGGGCATTTGATGGCGCCATCAGGGCCTGCACCTGTGGGATACAATCCTGCTGTGGCAGCTGTGACCCCAGCTCTTGGACAGGCACTGACAGCCCTGTTAGCTACACAGGGAGCTGGTTTGGGGATTGGGAATTTGCTTGGAGGTCTTAGTGGGCCAGTGAATCATCAGGGTGTGCCACCAGTGATGAGCAATGCAACAGGATATGGTGCCCAGGGTGCTGCTGGTGGATATGGAGCTCAGCCTCATATGCAATACCAAAACCCGCAGATGCAGGGTGGTGCAAGACCACAAGGTGGTGGTGCACCATACTCGGGCTATGGAGGTCATTAG